A genomic region of Metopolophium dirhodum isolate CAU chromosome 1, ASM1992520v1, whole genome shotgun sequence contains the following coding sequences:
- the LOC132935554 gene encoding epidermal growth factor receptor kinase substrate 8-like: MPGLKDMSMQQPGNNNKRELNEKPIMPYHRNSVNSNGYSTDGGQQSIAGEERNSDENNSAPTYVIEHLATFTVSKSTGIVYPADGMRRLLHLEKSNGIWSQKMQLRLDQSWVLIMDFETGAVMERFPISLVKEPTAFTSNDPMEIYNNILVFVVGQVDSRSEMHIFQSQSVPAQELVDDLKLLRSGKGINRKSRHVPPPPPTPPPNPPPNGVSVREQVSVFNAVAHHSDNITRVDDETSSTSSEKYERDVIVLNHCFDDIEKFIARLQHAAAASRELERRRRNRKSKKKDIGDGMLTMRAKPPPEIEFIDIFQKFKLSFNLLAKLKAHIHDPNAPELVHFLFTPLALIVDASHDTQYKPNIPSRVVSPLLTRDAINLLMNCVTSKETELWHSLGDAWLIPREQWKGYAAPYHPIFMDGWSPEYPIPVSDDHLINVPTTGAIESKKSRDEIKNSNPEGELRDTLYHHRDRVHAGVGDDSSDYFEYEHEQSAMMGIRPQYTFNTGGNYSGHHQEQFGPDDRDDAHSLEGESEPDFNTLSLHSPPRMDKERADNMAARSDISADSIERNNASGPGSERFERAQARWLEDMRARGVKIVQVTYPRTANNDKELSVVRGELLEILDDSRKWWKARNNRSQVAHVPHTIVTPFNPMLDSNDIFTNPVYAKGYDKRSASQSQNYTQESIKSEFADQSMSSDPSRNTSVPPPVPAPADWVRKERIGKKGEFRYF; encoded by the exons ATGCCTGGATTGAAAGATATGTCGATGCAACAACCAGGAAATAATAACAAAag AGAGCTTAACGAAAAACCAATAATGCCTTACCACCGAAACAGCGTCAATTCAAATGGATACTCAACAG ATGGAGGCCAACAAAGTATCGCTGGCGAGGAGAGGAACAGCGATGAAAATAATTCAGCCCCAACTTATGTTATCGAACATTTAGCCACATTTACAGTCTCAAAAAGTACTGGTATAGTTTACCCAGCAGATGGAATGAGGAGACTATTACACCTTGAAAAATCGAATGGTATTTGGTCACAAAAAATGCAACTGCGTCTCGATCAATCTTGGGTGTtgataatggattttgaaacgGGT GCTGTAATGGAACGATTTCCAATTTCATTAGTGAAGGAACCGACTGCTTTTACGAGTAACGATCCAATggaaatttataacaatattctaGTATTCGTAGTTGGTCAAGTTGATTCACGATCGGAGATGCACATATTTCAA AGCCAAAGCGTACCCGCTCAAGAATTAGTCGATGACCTAAAGTTGCTGAGGTCCGGAAAAGGAATTAATAGAAAGTCAAGACATGTACCACCTCCTCCCCCAACACCACCTCCAAATCCGCCACCAAATGGAGTCAGTGTACGAGAACAAGTGTCTGTTTTTAACGCTGTTGCTCATC acTCTGATAATATCACTAGAGTTGATGATGAAACAAGTTCAACGTCTAGTGAAAAATATGAGAGAGATGTTATAGTACTGAATCACTGCTTTGATGATATTGAGAAATTCATTGCAAGGTTACAACATGCAGCCGCTGCATCTCGAGAACTGGAACGTCGAAGAAg GAATCGTAAATCCAAAAAGAAGGACATAGGAGACGGAATGCTTACAATGAGAGCTAAACCACCTCCAGAAATTGAGTTCATTGATATCTTTCAAAAATTCAAACTGTCGTTTAATCTTTTG GCCAAATTAAAAGCTCACATTCACGACCCAAATGCTCCAGAACTTGTACATTTCTTGTTCACTCCATTGGCATTGATTGTTGACGCTTCTCATGACACTCAATATAAACCGAATATCCCATCTAGAGTTGTATCACCTTTACTTACAAGAGACGCAATTAATCTCTTGATGAACTGTGTAACCAGTAAAGAAACAGAATTATGGCATTCTTTAGGCGATGCTTGGCTTATACCAag agAGCAATGGAAAGGCTATGCGGCTCCTTACCATCCAATTTTTATGGATGGGTGGTCACCAGAGTATCCAATTCCAGTTTCTGATGACCATTTAATCAATGTTCCGACTACCGGTGCAATTGAATCAAAGAAATCAAGAgacgaaattaaaaattcaaatcctGAG GGAGAATTGCGAGATACTTTATATCATCATCGTGATCGAGTACACGCTGGTGTAGGTGATGATAGCAGTGACTATTTTGAATATGAACACGAACAGTCAGCTATGATGGGCATCAGACCACAGTATACATTTAATACTGGTGGTAACTATTCTGGCCATCATCAAGAACAATTTGGACCAGATGATAG aGATGATGCACATAGTTTGGAAGGCGAATCTGAACCCGATTTTAACACACTGTCGCTTCATAGTCCACCAAGAATGGATAAAGAACGTGCAGATAATATGGCGGCACGCAGTGACATATCTGCCGATTCAATTGAGCGTAATAATGCAAGTGGACCGGGAAGTGAGAGATTTGAAAGAGCTCAAGCTAGGTGGTTGGAAGACATGCGAGCTCGAGGTGTAAAAATAGTTCAAGTAACCTATCCGAGAACAGCAAATAATGACAAAGAACTATCTGTTGTACGTGGTGAATTGTTAGAA ATTTTGGATGACAGTAGAAAGTGGTGGAAAGCTCGAAATAACCGTTCACAGGTAGCTCATGTACCACATACCATTGTTACGCCATTTAATCCAATGCTGGACTCAAACGATATATTTACAAATCCAGTGTACGCTAAAGGATATGATAAGAGATCAGCTTCACAATCACAAAATTATACACAA GAGTCTATAAAAAGTGAATTTGCTGATCAAAGCATGAGTTCTGATCCATCCAGAAATACTTCTGTACCACCACCAGTTCCAGCACCAGCTGATTGGGTACGAAAAGAACGAATTGGTAAAAAAGGAGAATTCCGTTATTTTtag